Proteins from a genomic interval of Clostridium cochlearium:
- the rsxA gene encoding electron transport complex subunit RsxA → MKIFTIFLSALLVNNFVLSRFLGICPFLGVSKKVETATGMGAAVTFVMALASIMTFLVEKFILANFDIMYLSTLAFILVIASLVQFVEMVIKKVSPDLYKALGIFLPLITTNCAVLGVAVINSDEGYNLIESLVNSVGAALGFTLALVLLAGIREKLDTNEYIPEALKGLPITLITAGLMAIAFLGFQGLI, encoded by the coding sequence ATTTTTAAGTGCGCTATTAGTTAATAACTTCGTTTTATCCAGATTCTTGGGAATATGTCCTTTCCTTGGAGTTTCTAAAAAAGTAGAAACTGCTACAGGAATGGGAGCAGCGGTTACGTTCGTTATGGCATTAGCGTCTATTATGACTTTTTTAGTTGAAAAATTTATATTAGCAAATTTTGATATAATGTATTTATCAACATTGGCATTTATACTTGTTATAGCATCTCTAGTTCAATTTGTTGAGATGGTAATAAAGAAAGTAAGCCCAGATTTATATAAAGCACTAGGTATATTTTTACCTTTAATAACAACAAACTGTGCGGTTCTAGGGGTTGCAGTTATTAATAGTGATGAAGGATACAATTTGATTGAATCCTTAGTAAACTCTGTAGGAGCGGCACTAGGATTTACATTAGCCCTTGTTTTACTTGCAGGAATTAGGGAAAAATTAGATACTAACGAATATATACCAGAAGCACTAAAAGGTCTACCAATAACACTTATTACAGCAGGATTAATGGCTATAGCGTTTCTAGGATTCCAAGGACTAATATAA